In a single window of the Brachionichthys hirsutus isolate HB-005 chromosome 18, CSIRO-AGI_Bhir_v1, whole genome shotgun sequence genome:
- the txlnbb gene encoding taxilin beta b, translated as MEACQESSPAPMGPDVSPAEDRHMDLTEDLSQQLEDIIGTYQAAEIPAEPEDGDEVAAVKQGDGRKDQKLEKKMLKNLGKEAMLLMQSLNKLHTPEQKLDAIIKKHAELLEGHRSDQKQLKLLQKKLLQVMKEKDQLQSEHSRAVLARSKLEGLCRELQRHNKTLKEETLQRCREDDLKRKEITTHFQGTLSDIQDQIEEHSSRNTKLCQENSGLAEKLKGLISQYDQREANLEKVFKHRDLKEKLLETKLTQANMMLKEMEEKHKLEKELMLKQASAHKLQVKVMKEQESDMKTQLDMYSKKFDEFQGTVSKSHSVYSNFKQDMDKMAKKMKKLEKECQSWKTRFDGCNKSLVDMVADKAIKEKEFELVGIKNQKLENLCRALQEERKSLHVKAPGAGREEADSITREPREEEDFEVLETPEETENSNPATLQDPLTKELAKLKTEKAHLKEIASAFTISHVPPAQTAVSQSQSLPEGLQEPQENHKEESKPPQEVEEGRHQGDLEMESVD; from the exons ATGGAGGCCTGTCAGGAGAGCAGCCCTGCACCCATGGGTCCAGATGTCTCGCCAGCTGAGGACCGGCACATGGACCTGACAGAGGACCTGtcccagcagctggaggacatcATCGGCACCTACCAGGCCGCCGAGATCCCCGCCGAGCcagaggacggagacgaggTCGCGGCCGTCAAACAGGGAGACGGCCGCAAAGATCAGAAACTGGAGAAGAAGATGCTAAAAAATCTAG GAAAAGAAGCCATGCTCCTGATGCAAAGTCTGAACAAACTCCACACTCCAGAGCAGAAACTAGACGCCATCATTAAGAAACATGCTGAGCTG ttgGAGGGGCATCGGAGTGATcagaagcagctgaagctgctgcagaagaagttGCTGCAGGTGATGAAGGAGAAGGACCAGCTGCAGAGCGAACACAGCCGGGCGGTGTTAGCTCGCAGCAAGCTGGAGGGGCtctgcagagagctgcagcgGCACAACAAGACCTTAAAG GAGGAAACCCTGCAGAGGTGCAGAGAGGACGacctgaagaggaaagagatcACCACACATTTCCAGGGGACGCTGAGCGACATCCAGGACCAGATTGAGGAGCACAGCAGCCGCAACACCAAACTGTGCCAGGAGAACAGCGGCCTGGCCGAGAAACTGAAGGGACTCATTTCACAGTACGACCAGCGAGAGGCG aaCCTTGAAAAGGTCTTCAAACACAGAGACCTGaaagagaagctgctggagACCAAGCTCACGCAGGCCAACATGATGctgaaggagatggaggagaagcacAAGCTGGAAAAAGAGCTT ATGCTGAAACAGGCATCGGCGCATAAATTGCAAGTGAAGGTCATGAAGGAGCAAGAAAGCGATATGAAGACGCAG CTTGATATGTACTCCAAGAAGTTTGACGAATTCCAGGGAACGGTATCAAAGAGCCACAGCGTCTACAGCAACTTCAAACAGGACATGGACAAA ATggcaaagaaaatgaaaaagctgGAGAAAGAGTGCCAGTCATGGAAGACTCGCTTTGATGGCTGCAACAAGAGTCTCGTTGACATGGTGGCAGAT AAAGCAATCAAGGAAAAGGAATTTGAGCTCGTTGGCATCAAGAACCAGAAGCTTGAGAATCTGTGCCGGGCTTtgcaagaggagaggaagagtctTCATGTGAAGGCGCCGGGAGCCGGGCGTGAAGAAGCGGACAGCATCACGAGGGAGccaagagaggaggaagacttcGAGGTGCTGGAGACCCCCGAAGAGACGGAAAACAGCAACCCAGCAACGCTCCAGGATCCGCTCACCAAGGAGCTGGCGAAACTGAAGACCGAGAAGGCCCATCTGAAGGAGATCGCCAGCGCGTTCACGATCTCTCACGTTCCACCCGCCCAAACAGCGGTTAGCCAATCACAATCGCTCCCCGAGGGACTCCAGGAGCCACAGGAGAACCACAAAGAGGAGAGTAAACCCCCCCAGGAAGTCGAGGAGGGGAGACACCAAGGAGATTTGGAAATGGAGTCCGTTGACTGA